The DNA sequence GCGACCTGCTGGGCGCCGCCGCGACCGTCCTCGACGCGGTCGCCCGCTCGGTCCGCCGGGGCGGCCCCGTCCGGCTGCCGCCCGAGGCGCTGGACGTGCTCCGGGTGCCGGAGTCCGGCCCGATACTCACGGGCGCGGCGCGCCGTTCCGCCTACCGGCTGATCGCCCTGCTCGGCGACGCGGTCGAGGGCAGCGACGAGCCGGTCCGGCAGGCGCGCCGCGCGACGGACACCCCGCCCGCGGACCGCCCGCCGGAGCCGTACCGCCACCTCCTCCGCCCGACCGTCCAGCGGCTGATCCCGCTCGCCGTCCGGGCGGTACGGCGGGAGGCGCGCTGGTCGTCGCCGATCGGCCGGCACGCGGTCCGCGTGTCGGCGGTGGCGAGCGTCGGGTACGTGGTGGGCACGGCGCTGCCGTGGGGACACGGCTACTGGGCCCCCATGGCCTCCGTGATGATCATGCGCCCGGACTTCGCGCAGACATACTCGCGGGGCGTGGCCCGCTTCGTCGGCACGGTGGTGGGCGTCCTGGCGGGCGCGGCCGTCACGGCCCTGCTCCACCCCGGCGTGTACGTGTGCGCGGCGCTGGCGGTGATCTGCGTCGGCCTGCTGTACCTGTTCACGGGGACGGGTTACATCGTGGCGTCGGCGTGTGTCGGCGGGTATGTGGTGTTCCTGCTGGGGGTGGTGGGGGAAGGGTGGTCGCAGACCGTCCAGGCGCGCGTGGCCCTGACGCTGCTGGGCGGGCTGCTGGCGATGGCGGCGTACGCCCTGTTCCCCGTCTGGGAGACCCGCCGCCTCCGCGACCGCCTCGCCGAATGGCTGCGCGCCAACGGCGAGTACACCCTCGCCGTCCTCACCGCCCACGCGGAACCGGCCGGCCGCAGTCCCCGCCACGTCCGCGAGGCGCTGCTGGACGCGCGGGCGGCGAGACGCGAATGGGAGGACACCGCCGAACGCGCCCAGAAGGAACCCGTCCGCCACCGCGGCCTCTCCCGCAGCGCCGAACGGGCGGCGGAATCCGCCCTGGCGACGATGGGCCGCGTCACCATGCTCATGGAAGCCCACTTGCCGGAGCCGGACGCTCCACCGTCCCCGGGCGCGGCGGCTTTCGCGGCAACGCTGCGCGAGCTGCTGCCGGACGCGGTCGAGGCGCTGCGTGAACGCCGGCCGCTGGACTGGACGCCGCTGAGGCTACGGGCGGCGGCTTGGGCGGCGACGGAGGGCGATACGGGGGTCACGGTGCGGGGAGCTGAGCTTCTGACGGACGCCCTGGACGAGCTCGCGGCTGCGCTGTCGCCGGGGCCGGGCGGGAGGAACCGGGCGGCTCGGAGGGCGGGGTGAGGGTGCCCTTCGGCGTTTGGTGGGGACGACTCTTGTCGTGCCGGATCCCCTGGGACGGCCGGGACAACGACGTCCCGGCCGGCGGCCGAGCCGAGGGGCAAGGCGCGGGGATCACCCCCGCGTCGCGGGGAGCACGAGGACAGCGTCGCGGAGCACATGCGGGAGGCGGGGCCACCCCCGCGTAGGCGGGGACCACTTACGGGCCGGCACTGTCTGCCACCTGGAAACAGGACCACCCTCGCGTGCGCGGGGACCGCCTCGACTACGTCCAATACCTGCTCGCGC is a window from the Streptomyces mobaraensis genome containing:
- a CDS encoding FUSC family protein is translated as MPWLSALKDTARAGLTIERAAPEPLLAVRSTAGVAIVMALMLTFGSPALAVSSAFGAFAAGLATFQRSWRPRPVLALGVAVGLAASTFLGYLAAYSHVLFLLLLAAWTLLAGMAWAVGPVSGLVATQTVAVMLITVTLPTSVAGAAEHAGLIAVGGLVQALLIVVFPIRPWGRQRDALADALAAEADYARRLRHDPVAHFDPQPLMEARSAAAVTPRQARNRPRQLGGPRGLAERLRPVLAALADPVVGAPPEGPERDRVRDLLGAAATVLDAVARSVRRGGPVRLPPEALDVLRVPESGPILTGAARRSAYRLIALLGDAVEGSDEPVRQARRATDTPPADRPPEPYRHLLRPTVQRLIPLAVRAVRREARWSSPIGRHAVRVSAVASVGYVVGTALPWGHGYWAPMASVMIMRPDFAQTYSRGVARFVGTVVGVLAGAAVTALLHPGVYVCAALAVICVGLLYLFTGTGYIVASACVGGYVVFLLGVVGEGWSQTVQARVALTLLGGLLAMAAYALFPVWETRRLRDRLAEWLRANGEYTLAVLTAHAEPAGRSPRHVREALLDARAARREWEDTAERAQKEPVRHRGLSRSAERAAESALATMGRVTMLMEAHLPEPDAPPSPGAAAFAATLRELLPDAVEALRERRPLDWTPLRLRAAAWAATEGDTGVTVRGAELLTDALDELAAALSPGPGGRNRAARRAG